A single window of Toxotes jaculatrix isolate fToxJac2 chromosome 4, fToxJac2.pri, whole genome shotgun sequence DNA harbors:
- the metrnlb gene encoding meteorin-like protein, which translates to MLRPWAALWITAVLLCRAVAQYSSDQCSWRGSGLSHESHRRDVEQVYLRCSQGFLEWLYPTGAIIVNLRPNTVSSSGRMAGLHVCIKPHTYSQGSHVYLERAGDLKLLLAETDQAQGTVHCFSLAEGALFVEAIPQTDISRRITAFQYELVPSQGPGAHMYPFLHPGEVTCKPCSDEEVLMAVCTSDFAGSGIFRGVTSSTKDHSPVVVTLSRLFRQKSGVFVWGGARGRGWTGRVNIPSECSVHPVGDEFLLTGSVHFGEAWLGCAPRYKDFLKLYVRAQKAGTNPCQIDTD; encoded by the exons ATGCTCCGGCCGTGGGCTGCGCTGTGGATCACAGCTGTGCTCCTGTGTCGGGCGGTGGCACAGTACTCCAGCGACCAGTGTAGCTGGCGAGGAAG TGGTTTGAGCCATGAGTCTCATCGCAGAGATGTGGAGCAGGTCTACCTTCGCTGCTCTCAGGGCTTTCTGGAGTGGCTCTACCCCACTGGGGCCATCATTGTCAACCTGCGACCAAACACTGTGTCTTCATCAGGACGCATGGCAGGTCTCCATGTGTGCATCAAACCCCATACTTACTCCCAG GGTTCTCATGTGTATCTGGAGCGTGCCGGGgatctgaagctgctgctggcagAGACAGACCAGGCTCAGGGCACAGTGCATTGTTTCAGCCTGGCAGAGGGGGCTCTCTTTGTGGAAGCCAtcccacagacagacatcagcCGGAGAATCACGGCTTTCCAGTATGAACTGGTGCCCAGTCAGGGGCCTGGGGCACACATGTACCCGTTCCTGCACCCTGGTGAAG tCACCTGTAAACCCTGTTCGGATGAAGAGGTCCTCATGGCTGTGTGTACCAGTGACTTTG ctGGAAGTGGCATCTTTCGAGGTGTGACATCAAGTACTAAAGACCACTCCCCTGTTGTGGTGACCCTGAGCCGGCTGTTTCGTCAGAAGAGTGGGGTGTTTGTTTGGGGTGGAGCCAGAGGGCGGGGCTGGACTGGACGTGTCAATATTCCCTCAGAGTGCAGTGTCCATCCTGTAGGGGATGAGTTCCTTTTGACTGGCTCTGTCCATTTTGGCGAAGCCTGGCTTGGCTGTGCACCTCGCTACAAGGACTTCCTGAAGCTGTACGTCAGAGCACAGAAAGCTGGAACAAACCCCTGTCAAATagacacagactga
- the LOC121180077 gene encoding polymeric immunoglobulin receptor-like isoform X1, with protein sequence MKMWSLQNLLFILCIALSCVTGEAAVIHVSGYEGGDVHVSCRYDSGYEDYEKYLCRNDCGNSDVLIMTTAAKKDKYSIYDDKSKRVLTTTISDLSSRDAGKYWCGVTRTGTDYYPAEVKLDVVPDSCCDRSTKIQSYEKGSVSISCPYENSYQSNLKYICRGNRPSTCQQQAVTTSDSKQNGRFTLTDNKASRKFTVTITRLTQKDSGSYLCGVHRDTGLDVFSAAELEVKGWCCVKSNRLNGTVGHPLTMQCPYPPQHGTNRKFLCKGDHRHNCTDVVTSQNNSGQTDLRFTLIDDISSSSFSVTITELKAGDAGTYWCGSDSEWSAGNYTKIQLSVVFLTVTSTISTITVETIRPQSTYTPDKTVKDASLFHSVVYIVPAVLLLILIFALVMVYKYKCHKVQGTEVNMNQKIIKDADREEVMDDADIYENQDVVVYSQQRTSKHQSTCHQYDDKRQQDSVYQNVTAKKKERTLH encoded by the exons ATGAAGATGTGGAGTCTTCAAAATCTGCTGTTCATCCTCTGCA TTGCTCTGAGTTGTGTGACCGGTGAAGCAGCTGTGATCCATGTGTCTGGATATGAAGGAGGAGATGTTCATGTTTCCTGTCGTTATGACAGCGGTTATGAGGACTATGAGAAATACCTGTGCAGGAATGACTGTGGCAACAGTGATGTTCTTATTATGACTACAGCAGCAAAGAAGGACAAATACTCCATCTATGATGACAAAAGCAAACGAGTCTTAACAACCACCATCTCTGACCTGAGTTCTCGGGATGCTGGGAAATACTGGTGTGGAGTGACCAGAACTGGAACGGATTACTACCCTGCTGAAGTAAAACTGGATGTGGTGCCAG acagctgctgtgaccGTTCCACCAAAATCCAAAGTTACGAGAAAGGTTCAGTGTCCATCAGTTGTCCTTATGAGAATTCGTATCAAAGCAACCTGAAGTACATCTGCAGAGGAAACCGGCCCTCCACATGTCAGCAGCAGGCAGTAACCACCtctgacagcaaacaaaacGGACGGTTCACACTTACTGACAACAAGGCATCAAGGAAATTCACAGTGACCATTACCAGGCTGACCCAAAAGGATTCTGGGTCGTACCTTTGTGGTGTCCATAGAGACACAGGCCTGgatgttttctctgctgctgagctggaggtcaaag GGTGGTGCTGTGTGAAGTCAAACAGACTGAATGGCACAGTGGGACATCCACTAACTATGCAGTGTCCTTATCCACCACAACACGGGACAAACAGGAAGTTCCTCTGTAAGGGAGACCACCGCCACAACTGCACAGATGTGGTGACGAGTCAGAACAACTCAGGCCAGACTGACCTCAGGTTCACACTGATAGATGACATTTCCTCCAGTTCGTTCTCTGTGACGATCACAGAGCTGAAAGCAGGTGATGCTGGGACATACTGGTGTGGTTCAGACTCTGAGTGGAGCGCTGGAAACTACACTAAGATTCAACTGTCAGTAG tcttTCTGACTGTGACTTCTACCATCTCTACCATCACAGTGGAAACTATCAGACCACAATCAACCTATACCCCTGACAAGACTGTcaaag ATGCttcactctttcactctgtgGTTTACATCGTTCccgctgtgctgctgctcattCTGATATTTGCCCTGGTCATGGTTTATAAATACAAATGCCACAAAGTACAAG GGACTGAAGTCAACATGAACCAAAAAATAATCAAGGacgcagacagagaggaagtgatggATGACGCAGAT aTTTATGAAAATCAAGACGTTGTCGTGTATTCGCAGCAGAGGACCTCCAAACACCAGAGCACTTGTCACCAATATGATGATAAAAGACAACAAGACTCTGTGTATCAAAATGTCACTGctaagaaaaaagagagaacctTACATTGA
- the LOC121180077 gene encoding polymeric immunoglobulin receptor-like isoform X2 — MKMWSLQNLLFILCIALSCVTGEAAVIHVSGYEGGDVHVSCRYDSGYEDYEKYLCRNDCGNSDVLIMTTAAKKDKYSIYDDKSKRVLTTTISDLSSRDAGKYWCGVTRTGTDYYPAEVKLDVVPDSCCDRSTKIQSYEKGSVSISCPYENSYQSNLKYICRGNRPSTCQQQAVTTSDSKQNGRFTLTDNKASRKFTVTITRLTQKDSGSYLCGVHRDTGLDVFSAAELEVKGWCCVKSNRLNGTVGHPLTMQCPYPPQHGTNRKFLCKGDHRHNCTDVVTSQNNSGQTDLRFTLIDDISSSSFSVTITELKAGDAGTYWCGSDSEWSAGNYTKIQLSVVETIRPQSTYTPDKTVKDASLFHSVVYIVPAVLLLILIFALVMVYKYKCHKVQGTEVNMNQKIIKDADREEVMDDADIYENQDVVVYSQQRTSKHQSTCHQYDDKRQQDSVYQNVTAKKKERTLH; from the exons ATGAAGATGTGGAGTCTTCAAAATCTGCTGTTCATCCTCTGCA TTGCTCTGAGTTGTGTGACCGGTGAAGCAGCTGTGATCCATGTGTCTGGATATGAAGGAGGAGATGTTCATGTTTCCTGTCGTTATGACAGCGGTTATGAGGACTATGAGAAATACCTGTGCAGGAATGACTGTGGCAACAGTGATGTTCTTATTATGACTACAGCAGCAAAGAAGGACAAATACTCCATCTATGATGACAAAAGCAAACGAGTCTTAACAACCACCATCTCTGACCTGAGTTCTCGGGATGCTGGGAAATACTGGTGTGGAGTGACCAGAACTGGAACGGATTACTACCCTGCTGAAGTAAAACTGGATGTGGTGCCAG acagctgctgtgaccGTTCCACCAAAATCCAAAGTTACGAGAAAGGTTCAGTGTCCATCAGTTGTCCTTATGAGAATTCGTATCAAAGCAACCTGAAGTACATCTGCAGAGGAAACCGGCCCTCCACATGTCAGCAGCAGGCAGTAACCACCtctgacagcaaacaaaacGGACGGTTCACACTTACTGACAACAAGGCATCAAGGAAATTCACAGTGACCATTACCAGGCTGACCCAAAAGGATTCTGGGTCGTACCTTTGTGGTGTCCATAGAGACACAGGCCTGgatgttttctctgctgctgagctggaggtcaaag GGTGGTGCTGTGTGAAGTCAAACAGACTGAATGGCACAGTGGGACATCCACTAACTATGCAGTGTCCTTATCCACCACAACACGGGACAAACAGGAAGTTCCTCTGTAAGGGAGACCACCGCCACAACTGCACAGATGTGGTGACGAGTCAGAACAACTCAGGCCAGACTGACCTCAGGTTCACACTGATAGATGACATTTCCTCCAGTTCGTTCTCTGTGACGATCACAGAGCTGAAAGCAGGTGATGCTGGGACATACTGGTGTGGTTCAGACTCTGAGTGGAGCGCTGGAAACTACACTAAGATTCAACTGTCAGTAG TGGAAACTATCAGACCACAATCAACCTATACCCCTGACAAGACTGTcaaag ATGCttcactctttcactctgtgGTTTACATCGTTCccgctgtgctgctgctcattCTGATATTTGCCCTGGTCATGGTTTATAAATACAAATGCCACAAAGTACAAG GGACTGAAGTCAACATGAACCAAAAAATAATCAAGGacgcagacagagaggaagtgatggATGACGCAGAT aTTTATGAAAATCAAGACGTTGTCGTGTATTCGCAGCAGAGGACCTCCAAACACCAGAGCACTTGTCACCAATATGATGATAAAAGACAACAAGACTCTGTGTATCAAAATGTCACTGctaagaaaaaagagagaacctTACATTGA